One region of Alcanivorax sediminis genomic DNA includes:
- a CDS encoding DUF808 domain-containing protein encodes MAGTSLLALIDDIATLLDDVSVMTKVAAKKTAGVLGDDLALNAEQVSGVKADRELPVVWAVAKGSAVNKLILVPAALLISAFLPWLITPLLMIGGAFLCYEGCEKLAHKLFHGSDEQAHEEKLKVIADTSVDLVAFEKDKIKGAIRTDFILSAEIIVISLGAVQSASFSVQVAAICAIAVLMTIGVYGLVAAIVKLDDAGLYLAATRPDRPAAGMRVAVGKGILAVAPWLMKSLSVVGTLAMFLVGGGILVHGIPGSHDWVHHLQEMASAVAFAVPLLVNLVGGVIAGAVVLAAVSLASRLRGKAAAAS; translated from the coding sequence ATGGCTGGAACCAGCTTGCTGGCATTGATTGATGATATTGCGACCTTGCTGGATGACGTGTCTGTCATGACCAAGGTGGCTGCCAAGAAAACGGCAGGGGTACTGGGCGATGATCTGGCCCTGAACGCTGAACAGGTGTCTGGCGTCAAGGCAGACAGGGAATTGCCTGTAGTATGGGCGGTGGCGAAAGGCTCCGCCGTCAACAAGCTCATTCTGGTGCCTGCGGCATTGCTGATCAGTGCCTTCTTGCCCTGGTTGATTACCCCACTGCTCATGATCGGTGGTGCTTTTCTTTGCTATGAGGGCTGCGAAAAACTTGCTCACAAACTCTTTCACGGAAGTGATGAACAGGCCCATGAAGAAAAGCTGAAGGTGATAGCGGATACGTCCGTCGATCTGGTGGCGTTTGAGAAGGACAAGATCAAGGGCGCGATTCGTACGGACTTCATCCTGTCAGCTGAAATCATTGTGATTTCCCTTGGTGCGGTTCAATCCGCCAGTTTCTCTGTACAAGTAGCCGCTATCTGCGCCATCGCCGTTCTGATGACCATTGGTGTCTATGGTCTGGTTGCGGCGATTGTGAAACTGGATGATGCAGGCCTGTATCTGGCAGCCACCCGACCGGATCGACCTGCTGCCGGCATGCGTGTGGCTGTGGGCAAGGGTATCCTCGCCGTGGCGCCCTGGCTCATGAAGTCGCTGTCAGTGGTGGGTACCCTGGCCATGTTCCTGGTGGGCGGGGGGATTCTGGTGCACGGTATTCCGGGCTCCCATGACTGGGTGCATCACCTGCAGGAAATGGCCTCCGCCGTCGCGTTTGCCGTGCCCTTACTGGTGAACCTGGTGGGAGGAGTGATTGCGGGAGCGGTGGTGTTGGCGGCCGTCAGCCTGGCCTCCCGGCTACGCGGGAAGGCTGCAGCGGCAAGCTGA